In the genome of Methanobrevibacter sp. TMH8, one region contains:
- a CDS encoding glycosyltransferase family 2 protein, translating into MNDIKISVIIPVYNVEKYLEQCLNSVVNQTLKDIEIICINDNSSDNSLTILERYAKKDNRITIINNLKNSGGGFSRNEGLKIAKGEYISFIDADDWVEEEMLEYTYNESKSKNLDLLIFLAKNYDDVNSEFYEIDYYNFKCLDDSFKNRLFYFDEVKDLIFCFAVSPWLKLYKKELLDKSNAKFPKERVMHDNPFFYNVFLNAERMELVEEYFYYRRRHKTSLVNMRGHRCQDIIPIADHIINSFKDNNTFDYYKKKLLNRKIFLIRSEYKKMNEDFQKNFFNYIKEEFNNICNDFSMHYEYLINLSQINLSFYFNALRAESYSEFNYLNDFSEALVTINRLEKKVERLKNKNKELNKDIKYLKKNNEIMISSNSWKITKPLRNITCFIKKLLK; encoded by the coding sequence ATGAATGATATCAAAATATCAGTAATTATCCCAGTTTATAACGTTGAAAAATATCTTGAACAATGTTTAAATAGTGTTGTTAATCAAACACTAAAAGATATTGAGATTATTTGTATAAATGATAATTCTAGTGATAACTCTTTAACAATTTTGGAAAGGTATGCAAAAAAAGACAATCGAATTACTATTATTAATAATTTAAAAAATAGTGGGGGAGGTTTTTCAAGAAATGAAGGCCTTAAAATTGCAAAAGGGGAATATATATCTTTCATCGATGCTGATGATTGGGTTGAGGAGGAAATGCTTGAATATACTTATAATGAGTCAAAAAGCAAGAATTTAGACCTTCTTATATTTTTAGCTAAGAATTATGATGATGTAAATTCTGAATTCTATGAAATTGATTATTATAATTTTAAATGTTTAGATGATTCTTTTAAAAATAGATTATTTTATTTTGATGAAGTTAAAGACCTTATATTTTGTTTTGCTGTTAGTCCCTGGTTAAAATTATATAAAAAGGAGCTTTTAGATAAATCTAATGCGAAATTTCCAAAAGAACGTGTAATGCATGATAATCCATTTTTTTACAATGTTTTCTTAAATGCTGAAAGGATGGAGCTAGTTGAGGAATATTTTTACTATAGGAGGAGACATAAGACTTCTTTAGTTAATATGAGGGGACATAGATGTCAAGATATAATTCCAATAGCTGATCATATTATAAATTCTTTTAAAGATAATAATACTTTTGATTATTATAAAAAAAAATTATTAAACCGTAAAATTTTTTTAATTCGTAGTGAATATAAAAAAATGAATGAAGATTTTCAAAAAAATTTTTTTAATTATATTAAGGAAGAATTTAATAATATTTGCAATGATTTTTCTATGCATTATGAATATCTTATTAATCTAAGTCAAATAAATTTAAGTTTTTATTTCAATGCTTTGAGAGCAGAATCTTATTCAGAATTTAATTATCTTAATGATTTTTCAGAAGCATTGGTTACTATAAACCGTCTTGAAAAAAAGGTAGAAAGACTTAAAAATAAGAATAAAGAATTGAATAAGGATATTAAATATTTAAAAAAGAATAATGAAATAATGATATCTTCAAATAGTTGGAAAATAACAAAACCTCTTCGAAATATCACATGTTTTATTAAAAAACTTTTAAAATAA
- a CDS encoding glycosyltransferase, which translates to MDKVKVSVIVPVYNSEKYLKECLDSLLNQTLTEIEVICVDDGSTDSSPEILEIYSKKDKRIKVITQENKDVGPAREAGLKIAVGEYVTFADNDDWFAIDAFEKLYINAKSNDSDVVIFKIVFYYSDNDSYTYPKSLNLEKYFEEDIDYNNFVFKAKNIKEQVMNNLFAPWFKFYRLEFLKSYNFYFKEKITYPDVPFHVQVLLKANKISFCPEYLYFYRRNHQESMLLISKDTPRIFDIFEVIDEVQSFLISNNLFESYELEFYEFKLQQINFWLLRCGKSYQDEYFLKSKEEISNIEFSKIESKLRRRYKKIYSNIINSNSFQEVILLNEKRDSKINVIKSKNKKSKNKTEKKIENQKFQKSTSSSKILNFLRGLK; encoded by the coding sequence ATGGATAAAGTTAAAGTATCAGTAATTGTCCCTGTTTATAATTCTGAAAAATATTTGAAAGAATGTTTGGATAGTCTTTTGAATCAAACACTTACTGAAATAGAGGTTATATGCGTAGATGATGGTTCAACAGATTCTTCACCAGAAATATTAGAGATTTACTCTAAAAAAGATAAAAGAATTAAAGTAATCACTCAAGAAAATAAAGATGTGGGGCCTGCTAGGGAAGCTGGTTTGAAAATAGCTGTTGGTGAGTATGTAACTTTTGCAGATAATGATGATTGGTTCGCTATTGATGCTTTTGAAAAATTATATATTAATGCTAAATCTAATGATTCGGATGTAGTAATATTCAAAATTGTTTTTTATTATTCTGATAATGATTCCTATACTTATCCCAAATCACTTAATCTTGAAAAATATTTTGAAGAAGATATAGATTATAATAATTTTGTTTTTAAAGCAAAAAATATTAAAGAACAGGTTATGAATAATCTTTTTGCCCCTTGGTTTAAGTTTTATAGATTGGAGTTTTTAAAATCTTATAATTTTTATTTTAAAGAGAAAATAACTTATCCTGATGTTCCATTTCATGTTCAAGTTTTATTAAAGGCTAATAAAATATCTTTCTGCCCAGAATATTTATATTTTTATAGAAGAAATCATCAAGAGTCTATGTTATTGATTTCTAAGGATACTCCTAGAATATTTGATATCTTTGAAGTTATTGATGAAGTTCAATCTTTTTTAATTTCTAACAATCTATTTGAATCTTATGAATTAGAATTTTATGAGTTTAAATTACAACAAATAAATTTTTGGCTTTTAAGATGTGGAAAAAGTTATCAAGATGAATATTTTCTCAAATCAAAAGAAGAAATTTCAAATATTGAATTTTCTAAAATTGAATCAAAATTACGTAGAAGATATAAAAAAATTTATTCAAATATTATTAATTCTAATTCATTCCAAGAAGTTATATTACTAAATGAAAAAAGGGACTCAAAAATTAATGTTATTAAATCTAAAAATAAAAAGAGTAAGAATAAAACAGAAAAAAAAATTGAAAATCAAAAATTTCAAAAATCAACCTCCTCTTCTAAGATATTAAATTTTTTGAGAGGTTTAAAATAG
- a CDS encoding glycoside hydrolase family 99-like domain-containing protein gives MDIIKKFKEKIDSNILKLSNGVNKEKYNSLKEKYTESKNNNNEIIDYLYNKNPNLDSKEYVEKSNRSFERRNNDPKLIAFYLPQFHTIPENDKWWGSGFTEWTNVTLGQPQFVNHYQPHLPDELGFYDLTNKNVFMKQIKLAKKYGVYGFCFHYYWFSGGKRLLEKPIFNFLNDKNLNFPFMLCWANEPWSRNWDGFNEDVLLDQDFKEEDIIKFIEDIMPFFKDDRYIKFDNSPLLIVYRPKIIKKELMIKTISLWRDYVKNEGFNDIYLIHTRTGGFEDSPEEWDFNAAAEFPPNNIKRVIKKDLKYINPNFKGKIYDFPKTMVNMNKYNKNSNDYKTVLPSWDNTARRKDSGHIYQNSSPDFYRKWLYNSIKITEKIHPENKLLFINAWNEWAEGAHLEPDRKYGFAYLESTLDALLDYRLNLPLYDLEK, from the coding sequence ATGGATATAATAAAAAAATTTAAAGAAAAGATCGACTCAAACATTCTAAAATTATCAAATGGTGTTAATAAAGAAAAATATAATTCTCTTAAAGAAAAATATACAGAATCTAAAAATAATAATAATGAAATTATAGACTATCTCTATAATAAAAACCCAAATTTAGATTCAAAGGAATATGTTGAAAAATCTAATCGAAGTTTTGAAAGAAGAAACAATGATCCTAAACTAATTGCCTTTTATCTGCCTCAATTCCATACTATACCTGAGAATGATAAATGGTGGGGCTCAGGATTCACAGAATGGACTAATGTAACTCTTGGTCAACCACAATTTGTAAATCATTATCAACCACATCTTCCAGATGAACTTGGATTTTATGATTTGACTAATAAAAATGTATTTATGAAACAAATTAAACTAGCAAAAAAATATGGGGTTTATGGATTTTGTTTTCATTATTATTGGTTTAGCGGGGGGAAAAGGCTTTTAGAAAAACCTATTTTTAATTTTTTAAATGATAAAAATTTAAACTTTCCATTTATGCTTTGTTGGGCAAATGAACCATGGTCTCGCAATTGGGATGGTTTTAATGAAGATGTATTATTAGATCAGGATTTTAAAGAAGAAGATATTATAAAATTTATTGAGGATATAATGCCTTTTTTTAAAGATGATAGATACATTAAATTTGATAATTCGCCCTTGTTAATTGTTTATAGGCCTAAAATAATAAAAAAAGAATTAATGATAAAAACAATATCTTTATGGAGAGATTATGTTAAGAATGAAGGATTTAATGACATATATTTAATTCATACTAGAACTGGAGGTTTCGAAGACAGCCCTGAAGAATGGGATTTTAATGCTGCTGCTGAATTCCCTCCTAATAATATTAAAAGGGTGATTAAGAAAGACTTGAAATATATAAATCCTAACTTTAAAGGAAAGATATATGATTTTCCAAAAACTATGGTAAATATGAATAAATATAATAAAAATTCTAATGATTATAAGACAGTTCTTCCATCATGGGATAATACTGCGAGAAGAAAAGATTCAGGCCATATATATCAAAATTCATCTCCTGATTTTTATAGAAAATGGTTATATAACTCAATAAAAATTACAGAGAAAATACACCCTGAAAACAAATTATTGTTCATAAATGCTTGGAACGAATGGGCAGAAGGTGCACATTTAGAACCCGATAGAAAATATGGTTTTGCTTATTTAGAATCTACTTTGGATGCGTTATTAGATTATAGGTTAAATTTACCTCTTTATGATTTAGAAAAATAA
- a CDS encoding glycosyltransferase family 2 protein: MSKLKISIIIPVYNSEKHLEDCLNSVINQTLNEIEIICVNDGSTDKSLEILNKYSSKDKRINIINKKNGGAGSARNLGIEKSNGEYILFLDSDDWIDAKTCEYLYLKAKNNQTDLIIFKMLNYDDISQKFYKTDYYDLLQFKEFFTDSVYNLNDFNDKIFYLAVSPVNKLYKKDLIDSIDAKFIEGLIFEDNPFFFNVILNAKRVLLYDEYFYFRRRVKNSVMSFIDEKHFDIIPITNLIISIFKENNFYKIFQKKVLNKKITLIKHEYNKFEGENRLEFFKLLQDDFNTIRKDENLNEEYKNNLIPRNLDFYINSQKTDDYYIFDLLNENSYLISRVKNLENNYENLKIYRDNLKDKNKRLLEKNHDLKDNIIRIKNHHTELKNRNSELKNELEKVYSSKSWKITKPIRIITNKFR; encoded by the coding sequence ATGAGTAAATTGAAAATTTCAATAATTATTCCAGTATATAATTCTGAAAAACATCTGGAAGATTGTTTAAATAGTGTTATTAATCAAACATTAAACGAAATAGAGATTATATGTGTTAATGATGGGTCTACTGATAAATCTCTTGAAATATTAAATAAATATTCTTCAAAAGATAAAAGAATAAATATTATTAACAAAAAAAATGGTGGTGCAGGATCAGCTAGAAATTTAGGTATTGAAAAATCTAATGGAGAATACATACTTTTTTTAGATTCAGATGATTGGATTGATGCCAAAACTTGTGAATATTTGTATTTAAAGGCAAAAAATAATCAAACTGATTTGATAATTTTTAAAATGCTGAATTATGATGATATCAGTCAAAAATTTTATAAAACAGATTATTATGATCTTTTGCAATTTAAAGAATTTTTTACAGATTCTGTATATAATTTAAATGATTTTAATGATAAAATATTTTATTTAGCTGTTTCACCAGTTAATAAACTATATAAAAAAGATTTAATAGATTCTATCGATGCAAAATTTATTGAAGGATTGATTTTTGAAGATAATCCTTTTTTCTTTAATGTTATTTTGAATGCTAAAAGAGTTTTATTATATGATGAATATTTTTATTTCCGCAGAAGAGTAAAAAATTCTGTAATGTCTTTTATTGATGAAAAACATTTTGATATTATCCCAATAACAAACTTAATAATAAGTATTTTCAAAGAAAATAATTTTTATAAAATATTCCAAAAAAAAGTCTTAAACAAGAAAATTACATTAATTAAACATGAATATAATAAATTTGAAGGAGAAAACAGATTAGAATTTTTTAAACTATTACAAGATGATTTTAATACAATAAGAAAAGATGAAAATTTAAATGAAGAGTATAAAAATAACTTAATTCCTCGTAATTTAGATTTTTACATTAATTCACAGAAAACAGATGATTATTATATTTTTGATCTTTTAAATGAAAATTCATACTTGATTTCTAGAGTAAAAAACCTTGAAAATAATTATGAAAACCTAAAAATATATAGAGATAATTTAAAAGATAAAAATAAAAGATTATTGGAAAAAAACCATGATTTAAAGGATAATATTATAAGAATTAAAAATCATCATACTGAACTTAAAAATCGTAATAGTGAACTTAAAAATGAGCTTGAAAAAGTTTATTCTTCTAAAAGTTGGAAAATTACTAAACCTATTAGGATAATAACTAATAAATTCAGATAA
- a CDS encoding nucleotide sugar dehydrogenase — MKICIIGQGYIGLPTATLFADNGCEVVGVDINQDLIDDLNKSIVHIEEPGLKEKLNLAITNKNYSASTKPEKSDVFIITVPTPTNTDDLSCDLSYVISACETIIPYLEKGNIVIIESTIAPMSTDNIIKPIFEKEGFKVGKDLYLAHCPERVLPGKIMEELINNDRIVGGITPKCSNKAANIYETFVKGKIMKTEAKTAEMSKCMENTFRDVNIALANELTKVCSKIGVNALDVIELANKHPRVNIHSPGPGVGGHCLAIDPYFIYAQAPEEAKLIKLARDINNSMPQFVVDKTKEILKEVENPKIAILGVAYKGNTGDIRESPALKVCEILENEGFEINIHDPHVKNENYYGFKEAIEDADICIVLSDHFEFKNLDFNLMSEKMRNPIIFDTKNLIKDVSNNNLKIINYGNLK, encoded by the coding sequence ATGAAAATCTGTATAATTGGTCAAGGATACATTGGTCTACCTACTGCAACTCTTTTTGCAGATAATGGCTGTGAAGTAGTTGGAGTTGACATAAATCAAGATTTAATTGATGATTTAAATAAAAGTATTGTTCATATTGAAGAACCAGGTCTAAAAGAAAAATTAAATCTAGCTATAACTAATAAAAATTATTCTGCATCAACCAAACCTGAAAAAAGTGATGTATTTATAATAACAGTTCCAACCCCAACAAATACAGATGATTTATCATGTGATTTAAGTTATGTCATATCTGCATGTGAAACAATAATCCCCTATTTAGAAAAAGGAAATATTGTTATAATTGAATCAACTATAGCCCCAATGTCAACAGACAATATAATAAAACCAATTTTTGAAAAAGAAGGTTTTAAAGTTGGAAAAGATTTATATCTTGCACATTGCCCAGAAAGAGTTCTTCCAGGTAAAATAATGGAAGAATTAATTAATAATGATAGAATAGTTGGAGGAATAACTCCAAAATGCTCAAATAAAGCAGCGAATATTTATGAAACCTTTGTCAAGGGAAAAATAATGAAAACAGAAGCAAAAACTGCTGAAATGTCTAAGTGCATGGAAAATACTTTTAGAGATGTGAATATTGCATTAGCTAATGAATTAACAAAAGTATGTTCAAAAATTGGAGTTAATGCACTAGATGTCATTGAATTAGCTAACAAACATCCAAGAGTTAATATTCATTCTCCAGGTCCGGGAGTAGGTGGACATTGCTTAGCTATTGATCCTTATTTCATTTATGCTCAAGCTCCAGAAGAAGCTAAACTAATTAAATTAGCTAGAGATATTAATAATAGTATGCCTCAATTTGTAGTTGATAAAACAAAAGAAATATTGAAAGAGGTTGAAAATCCAAAAATAGCTATTTTAGGAGTAGCTTATAAAGGAAATACTGGAGATATTAGAGAAAGTCCTGCATTAAAAGTATGTGAAATATTGGAAAATGAAGGTTTTGAAATAAATATTCATGACCCTCATGTCAAAAATGAAAATTATTATGGTTTTAAAGAAGCAATTGAAGATGCTGATATATGCATTGTATTATCAGACCATTTTGAATTTAAAAACTTGGATTTTAATCTAATGAGTGAAAAAATGAGAAACCCTATAATTTTTGATACTAAAAATCTTATTAAAGATGTTTCAAATAATAATTTAAAAATTATAAATTATGGAAATTTAAAATGA
- a CDS encoding glycosyltransferase, which yields MNFKISIIMPIHNVEEYIQKAFLSIQSQTFGFENLEVIMVDDASTDSSGKIIDEYAKNYSNCFAFHLENNTGSAGIPRNVAISHASSPYIMFLDPDDYYENNACELLYNEINKENIDIVFGNRIETKENISKIRNNDWFSGKTFVENIDENMKILSLSPALSGKIIKRDFLEKNKIEFVPNIPGQDTIFVYEVFFNAKGIKYLPDENIYVYVFRESSITNNITLKYINGTMKGVKIKYDLYLKYGKEAYIKNVFRGFLNYLLPKILFSNFSTKEEFEKVLDEMDWYIKKNIEYSNEPKNDELKLFFSLMANKDIKNILRYKRIMNSNKNKIYNITTENNNLKNKLKTYENRKIIKYSDKINKIFR from the coding sequence ATGAACTTCAAAATTAGTATTATAATGCCAATACACAATGTTGAAGAGTATATACAAAAAGCATTTTTATCTATACAATCACAAACCTTTGGATTTGAAAATTTGGAAGTTATTATGGTAGATGATGCTTCTACTGATAGTAGTGGAAAAATTATTGATGAATATGCTAAGAACTATTCTAACTGTTTTGCTTTTCATTTGGAAAATAATACGGGGTCTGCTGGAATACCAAGAAATGTAGCTATTTCCCATGCATCTTCTCCATATATAATGTTTTTAGATCCTGATGATTATTATGAGAACAATGCATGTGAATTATTATATAATGAAATAAATAAGGAAAACATAGATATAGTTTTTGGAAATCGGATTGAAACTAAAGAGAATATTTCTAAAATCAGAAATAATGATTGGTTTTCTGGAAAAACTTTTGTTGAAAATATAGACGAAAACATGAAAATTTTATCATTATCTCCTGCATTATCTGGTAAAATAATAAAAAGAGACTTTTTAGAAAAAAATAAAATAGAATTTGTTCCTAATATCCCGGGCCAGGACACTATTTTTGTGTATGAAGTTTTTTTCAATGCTAAAGGAATAAAATATCTTCCAGATGAAAATATATATGTGTATGTATTTAGAGAAAGTTCTATAACAAACAATATAACTTTAAAGTATATTAATGGAACTATGAAAGGAGTAAAAATTAAATATGATTTATATTTGAAATATGGTAAAGAAGCATATATAAAAAATGTGTTTAGAGGATTTTTGAATTATCTTTTACCAAAAATTCTTTTTAGTAATTTTTCTACAAAAGAAGAATTTGAGAAAGTTTTAGATGAGATGGATTGGTATATTAAAAAGAATATTGAGTATTCTAACGAACCTAAAAATGATGAATTAAAGTTATTTTTTAGTTTAATGGCTAATAAAGATATTAAAAATATTTTAAGATATAAAAGAATCATGAATTCCAATAAAAATAAAATTTATAATATTACTACAGAAAATAACAATCTCAAAAATAAATTAAAAACATATGAAAATCGTAAAATTATAAAATATTCTGATAAAATAAACAAAATTTTCAGATAA